A genome region from Camelina sativa cultivar DH55 chromosome 10, Cs, whole genome shotgun sequence includes the following:
- the LOC104716504 gene encoding cytochrome P450 84A1-like, with the protein MESALSQTLSKVSDPTTAFLIVVTLFIFIGLIIQRRRPPFPPGPRGWPIIGNMFMMDQLTHRGLANLAKKYGGLCHLRMGFLHMYAVSSPDVARQVLQVQDSVFSNRPATIAISYLTYDRADMAFAHYGPFWRQMRKVCVMKVFSRKRAESWASVRDEVDKMVRSVSCNVGNSINVGEQIFALTRNITYRAAFGSACENGQDEFIRILQEFSKLFGAFNVADFIPYFGWIDPQGINKRLVKARNDLDGFIDDIIDEHMKKKENQNTVDDGDVVDTDMVDDLLAFYSEEAKLVSEATDLQNSIKLTRDNIKAIIMDVMFGGTETVASAIEWALTELLRSPEDLKRVQQELAEVVGLDRRVEETDIEKLTFLKCTLKETLRMHPPIPLLLHETAEDTSIDGFFVPKKSRVMINAFAIGRDPKSWVDPETFRPSRFLEAGVPDFKGSNFEFIPFGSGRRSCPGMQLGLYALELAVAHILHCFTWKLPDGMKPSELDMNDVFGLTAPKATRLFAVPTTRLICAL; encoded by the exons ATGGAGTCTGCCTTATCACAAACACTAAGCAAAGTATCAGATCCCACGACGGCTTTTCTCATCGTCGTCACTCTTTTCATATTCATCGGTCTCATCATACAACGACGAAGGCCTCCGTTTCCTCCCGGTCCACGAGGTTGGCCCATCATAGGCAATATGTTTATGATGGACCAACTCACCCACCGTGGTTTAGCCAATCTAGCTAAAAAATACGGCGGCTTGTGCCATCTCCGCATGGGATTCCTTCATATGTACGCCGTGTCATCACCGGACGTGGCTCGACAAGTCCTTCAAGTCCAGGATAGCGTATTCTCGAACCGGCCTGCAACTATAGCTATAAGCTATTTGACTTACGACCGAGCGGACATGGCTTTTGCTCACTACGGACCGTTTTGGAGACAGATGAGAAAAGTGTGTGTCATGAAGGTGTTTAGCCGTAAACGAGCTGAGTCATGGGCTTCCGTTCGAGATGAAGTGGACAAAATGGTCCGGTCGGTCTCTTGTAACGTTG gtAATTCAATAAACGTCGGGGAGCAAATTTTCGCGCTGACCCGCAATATAACTTACCGGGCAGCGTTCGGGTCAGCTTGCGAAAATGGACAAGACGAGTTCATAAGAATCTTGCAAGAATTCTCTAAGCTTTTTGGAGCCTTCAACGTAGCAGATTTCATACCTTATTTCGGGTGGATTGATCCGCAAGGGATAAACAAGAGGCTGGTGAAGGCCCGTAACGACCTAGACGGATTTATTGACGATATTATCGATGaacatatgaaaaagaaagagaatcaaAACACTGTGGATGATGGAGATGTTGTTGATACCGATATGGTTGATGATCTTCTTGCCTTCTACAGCGAAGAGGCCAAATTAGTGAGCGAGGCAACGGATCTTCAGAATTCCATCAAACTTACCCGTGACAATATCAAAGCAATTATCATG GACGTTATGTTTGGAGGAACGGAAACGGTAGCGTCGGCGATAGAGTGGGCCTTAACGGAGTTATTACGGAGCCCGGAGGATCTGAAACGGGTCCAACAAGAACTCGCGGAAGTTGTCGGACTTGACCGGCGAGTTGAAGAAACAGACATCGAAAAGTTGACTTTTCTCAAGTGCACACTCAAAGAAACCCTAAGGATGCACCCACCGATCCCACTCCTCCTCCACGAAACCGCGGAGGACACTAGTATCGACGGTTTCTTCGTTCCCAAGAAATCTCGTGTGATGATCAACGCGTTTGCGATTGGACGCGACCCGAAATCTTGGGTTGATCCGGAGACGTTTAGACCGTCGCGGTTTTTGGAAGCGGGCGTACCGGATTTCAAGGGGAGTAATTTCGAGTTTATACCGTTCGGGTCGGGTCGTAGATCGTGCCCGGGTATGCAACTAGGGTTATACGCGCTTGAGTTAGCCGTGGCTCATATATTACATTGCTTCACGTGGAAATTACCTGATGGGATGAAACCAAGTGAGCTTGACATGAATGATGTGTTCGGTCTCACTGCTCCTAAAGCCACGCGTCTTTTCGCTGTGCCGACCACGCGCCTTATATGTGCTCTTTAA
- the LOC104716505 gene encoding transmembrane and coiled-coil domain-containing protein 4 codes for MMESTSNLTPTQRYAAGALFAIALNQAQINQTQPLGIPSAEDDDGGEEERRSNCSSGDSVSDDPSLWVHETSCLLRPVFRCLEIDSPAWLGLEQTACSSPAKHHIGAFTRLLSEEASDASVEMVEQEMALAKAADAMVYNIQSSLSIDAKKEKHQEYENECREKYKVPEVKSKDVDLDKEKDKKEAADSVETESLEAGVVIIDGSHKPEVLEDENSVEEVTLLSHQRKINVLYELLSACLSDKHLEDKKCSRRRKGYDARHRVALRLLATWFNIEWIKVEAIETMVACSAMAIQKSAEMKGEDALSPTSSWAKWKRGGIIGAAAITGGTLMAITGGLAAPAIAAGFGALAPTLGTIIPVIGAGGFAAAASAAGTVAGSVAVAASFGAAGAGLTGTKMARRIGDLDEFEFKAIGENHNQGRLAVEVLIAGVVFEEEDFVKPWEGLTSNMERYTLQWESKNLILVSTAIQDWLTSRLAMELMKQGAMHTVLASLLMALAWPATILVAADFIDSKWSIAIDRSDKAGRVLAEALQKGLQGNRPITLVGFSLGARVIFKCLQTLAETEQNADLVERVVLLGAPISINNENWRDVRKMVAGRFINVYATNDWTLGIAFRASLFSQGLAGIQPICIPGIENVDVTDMVEGHSSYLWKTQQILERLEIDTYYPVFRDTL; via the exons ATGATGGAATCTACGTCGAATTTGACTCCGACGCAGAGATATGCGGCCGGCGCATTGTTCGCGATCGCGCTCAACCAAGCGCAAATTAACCAGACTCAGCCGTTGGGGATCCCATCGGCAGAAGACGACGACGGAGGGGAAGAAGAGCGAAGAAGCAATTGCAGTAGTGGAGATTCCGTCTCCGATGACCCAAGCCTTTGGGTACACGAGACCTCTTGCCTTCTTCGACCCGTTTTCAG ATGTCTTGAGATTGATTCACCGGCTTGGCTTGGTCTCGAGCAAACAGCTTGCTCTTCTCCGGCTAAGCACCACATCGGAGCG TTCACGAGGTTACTCTCAGAAGAAGCAAGTGATGCTTCTGTCGAGATGGTGGAGCAAGAGATGGCCTTAGCTAAAGCTGCTGATGCTATGGTGTACAACATTCAAAGCTCTCTATCGATAGATGCTAAGAAGGAGAAGCATCAGGAGTACGAAAACGAATGCCGTGAGAAATATAAGGTTCCTGAGGTCAAATCAAAAGATGTGGATTTGGATAAAGAGAAGGATAAGAAGGAGGCGGCTGACAGTGTTGAAACAGAGAGTCTTGAAGCGGGTGTAGTTATTATAGATGGAAGCCACAAGCCTGAAGTTCTTGAAGATGAGAACTCTGTTGAGGAAGTAACATTGCTTAGCCATCAGAGGAAGATTAATGTTCTTTATGAACTCCTTTCTGCTTGCTTGTCAGATAAACATCTTGAGGATAAGAAATGTTCACGGCGTAGGAAAGGCTATGATGCTCGTCATCGCGTTGCTCTCCGTTTACTTGCGACCTGGTTTAACATTGAGTGGATTAAAGTG GAAGCAATTGAGACAATGGTCGCATGCTCTGCCATGGCCATTCAGAAGTCTGCTGAAATGAAGGGTGAAGATGCTCTATCTCCTACGAGTTCATGGGCTAAGTGGAAACGTGGAGGCATCATTGGTGCGGCTGCTATCACAGGGGGAACTTTGATGGCCATCACTGGCG GATTGGCTGCTCCAGCTATTGCTGCAGGGTTTGGTGCATTGGCACCAACACTGGGCACAATTATACCGGTGATAGGAGCTGGTGGGTTTGCTGCTGCGGCTAGTGCCGCCGGAACTGTTGCTGGCTCCGTTGCGGTTGCAGCATCATTTGGAG CTGCTGGAGCTGGTCTCACAGGGACTAAGATGGCAAGGAGAATTGGGGACCTTGATGAGTTCGAATTTAAAGCTATTGGCGAAAATCATAATCAAGGA CGGTTAGCAGTGGAAGTCTTGATTGCTGGCGttgtttttgaagaagaagattttgtgAAACCATGGGAAGGGTTAACTAGCAATATGGAGAG GTACACGCTGCAATGGGAGTCCAAGAACCTTATCTTAGTGAGCACTGCAATTCAGGATTGGCTTACTTCAA GACTTGCCATGGAATTGATGAAACAAGGAGCGATGCACACTGTGTTGGCCTCTCTTTTAATGGCATTGGCGTGGCCAGCGACAATATTGGTAGCTGCGGATTTCATAGATAGCAAATGGAGTATTGCTATTGATAG ATCGGACAAAGCAGGAAGAGTTCTAGCTGAAGCGCTACAAAAAGGCTTGCAAGGAAATAG ACCCATCACTCTCGTGGGTTTTTCTCTTGGTGCTCGTGTCATCTTCAAATGCCTCCAAACACTGGCCGAGACAGAACAAAACG CTGATCTTGTGGAAAGAGTTGTCCTTCTTGGAGCACCCATTTCAATCAATAATGAGAACTGGCGAGACGTAAGGAAG ATGGTAGCTGGAAGATTCATCAATGTTTATGCCACAAACGACTGGACCCTTGGTATTGCATTTCGCGCTAG TTTATTCTCCCAAGGATTAGCCGGAATCCAACCAATTTGTATTCCTGGGATCGAAAAT GTGGATGTAACCGATATGGTGGAAGGTCACTCTTCATATCTATGGAAAACTCAGCAGATTCTAGAAAGACTCGAGATCGACACTTATTACCCTGTTTTTCGAGACACTCTCTAA
- the LOC104716506 gene encoding probable serine protease EDA2, which produces MSSELRFIVLTIFTVLLSYSNLSDGLLQPRRISHGLTEGSKYLTRDELWFNQTLDHYSPSDHRQFRQRYYEYLDHLRVPDGPIFLMICGEGPCSGIPNDYITVLAKKFEAGIVSLEHRYYGKSSPFNSLATENLKYLSSKQALNDLASFRQYYQDSLNVKFNISGSVENPWFFFGASYSGALSAWFRLKFPHLTCGSLASSAVVRAVYEYAEYDQQIGESVGPECKAVLQETNKLVELGLKVNKKAVKALFNATELDVDADFLYLIADAQVIAIQYGNPDKLCVPLVEAQKNGDDLLEAYAKYVREFCVGVFGLSSKTYSRKHLLDTAITSESADRLWWFQVCTEVAFFQVAPANDSIRSNQINTEYHLDLCKSLFGKGVYPEVDATNLYYGSDRIAATKIVFTNGSQDPWRHASKQTSSPDLPSYIITCHNCGHGSDLRGCPQSPMIIEGDSKNCSSPDAVNKVRQRIIEHIDLWLSECRGGIRSSM; this is translated from the exons ATGTCGTCGGAGCTTCGCTTTATTGTACTCACTATATTCACGGTGCTCTTGTCGTATTCGAATTTGTCTGATGGATTACTGCAACCTCGTAGGATTTCTCATGGTTTGACCGAAGGGAGCAAGTATTTGACGAGGGATGAGCTCTGGTTCAATCAAACCCTAGATCACTACTCTCCTTCT GATCATCGCCAATTCAGACAGCGATACTATGAATATCTCGACCATTTACGGGTTCCTGACGGACCTATCTTTCTGATGATCTGCGGCGAAGGTCCTTGTAGCGGAATCCCCAATGACTATATAACT GTGTTAGCAAAGAAGTTTGAAGCTGGTATTGTTTCGCTTGAGCATCGTTACTACGGGAAGAGCTCGCCTTTTAACTCATTAGCCACTGAGAATCTCAAGTATCTTTCTTCTAAACAGGCCCTTAACGATTTAGCTTCTTTCCGCCAATATTACCAG GACTCTTTGAATGTCAAGTTCAATATAAGTGGGAGTGTTGAGAATCCGTGGTTCTTCTTTGGAGCGTCTTATTCTGGAGCTCTTAGTGCTTGGTTCCGGCTTAAGTTCCCTCATTTGACCTGTGGAAGCCTTGCTAGTTCTGCAGTTGTTCGTGCTGTCTACGAATACGCTGAATATGATCAACAG ATAGGTGAGTCGGTTGGACCGGAATGTAAAGCTGTCCTACAAGAGACTAACAAACTAGTGGAACTAGGGcttaaagtaaacaaaaaggCTGTGAAAGCTCTCTTCAATGCCACCGAG CTTGATGTTGATGCTGATTTCTTATACTTGATAGCGGATGCACAAGTTATTGCT ATCCAATACGGAAACCCGGATAAACTATGTGTACCACTTGTGGAAGCTCAGAAGAACGGTGATGATTTACTG GAAGCATATGCTAAATACGTTAGAGAGTTTTGCGTTGGAGTTTTCGGGCTAAGCTCTAAAACATATAGCCGCAAACATCTGCTAGACACTGCAATCACGTCAGAGAGTGCGGATAGGCTTTGGTGGTTCCAAGTTTGCACTGAAGTGGCATTTTTCCAGGTGGCACCTGCTAACGATAGCATCCGGTCGAATCAAATCAATACAGA GTATCATTTGGATCTGTGCAAAAGTCTCTTTGGGAAAGGTGTTTACCCTGAAGTAGATGCAACAAACTTGTACTATGGAAGTGATAGAATTGCTG CGACCAAGATAGTCTTCACAAATGGGTCGCAGGATCCATGGCGTCATGCATCCAAACAGACCTCATCTCCTGACC TGCCTTCTTACATCATCACTTGTCATAACTGTGGCCATGGAAGTGATCTTCGAGGATGCCCTCAATCTCCAATGATCATTGAAG GTGATTCCAAGAACTGCAGTTCACCCGATGCAGTGAACAAAGTGAGGCAACGTATTATAGAACACATCGACTTGTGGCTCTCAGAGTGTCGTGGAGGGATTAGGAGTTCCATGTAA
- the LOC104716507 gene encoding probable serine protease EDA2, which translates to MSSAMLRFGLLTIFTVLLSYSNLSDGLLQPRRISHGLSEGNKYLTRDELWFNQTLDHYSPSDHREFRQRYYEYLDFLRVPDGPIFLIICGEGPCNGIPNDYITVLAKKFEAGIVSLEHRYYGKSSPFNSLATENLKYLSSKQALDDLASFRQYYQDSLNVKFNRSRSVENPWFFFGTSYPGALSAWFRLKFPHLTCGSLASSAVVRAVYEFPEFDQQIGESAGPECKAALQETNKLVELGLKVNNKAVKALFNASELDVDADFLYLIADAQVMAIQYGNPDKLCVPLVEANKNGGDLVEAYAKYVREFCVGVFGLSPKTYSRKHLLDTAITSESADRLWWFQVCTEVAYFQVAPANDSIRSHQINTEYHLDLCKSLFGKGVYPEVDATNLYYGSDRIAGTKIIFTNGSQDPWRHASKQTSSPDLPSYILTCQNCGHGSDLRGCPQSPMVIEGDSKNCSSPDAVNKVRQHIIEHIDLWLSECRGGIRSSM; encoded by the exons ATGTCGTCGGCGATGCTTAGATTTGGTTTACTCACTATCTTCACGGTGCTCTTGTCTTATTCGAATTTGTCTGATGGATTACTGCAACCTCGTAGGATTTCTCATGGTTTATCCGAAGGGAACAAGTACTTGACGAGGGATGAGCTCTGGTTCAATCAAACCCTAGACCACTACTCTCCTTCT GATCATCGGGAATTCAGACAGCGATACTATGAGTATCTTGACTTTTTACGGGTTCCTGACGGACCTATCTTTCTGATTATCTGCGGTGAAGGTCCTTGTAACGGAATCCCCAATGATTATATAACT GTGTTAGCAAAGAAGTTTGAAGCGGGTATCGTTTCGCTTGAGCATCGTTACTACGGGAAGAGCTCACCTTTTAACTCATTGGCTACTGAGAATCTCAAGTATCTTTCATCTAAACAGGCCCTTGACGATTTAGCTTCTTTCCGCCAATATTACCAG GACTCTTTGAATGTTAAGTTCAATAGAAGTAGAAGTGTTGAGAATCCGTGGTTCTTCTTTGGAACGTCTTATCCTGGAGCTTTAAGTGCTTGGTTCCGGCTTAAGTTTCCTCATTTGACCTGTGGAAGCCTTGCTAGTTCTGCAGTTGTTCGTGCTGTCTACGAATTCCCTGAATTTGATCAACAG ATAGGTGAGTCGGCTGGACCGGAATGTAAAGCTGCTCTACAGGAGACTAATAAACTCGTGGAACTAGGGCTTAAAGTAAACAACAAGGCTGTGAAAGCTCTCTTCAACGCCTCTGAG CTTGATGTTGATGCTGATTTCTTATACTTGATAGCGGATGCACAAGTTATGGCG ATCCAATACGGAAACCCAGATAAACTATGTGTACCACTTGTGGAAGCTAACAAGAATGGTGGTGATTTAGTG GAAGCATATGCTAAATATGTTAGAGAGTTTTGCGTGGGTGTTTTCGGGCTAAGCCCTAAAACATATAGCCGGAAACATCTGCTAGACACTGCAATCACCTCGGAGAGTGCAGATAGGCTTTGGTGGTTCCAAGTTTGCACTGAAGTGGCATATTTCCAGGTGGCACCTGCTAACGATAGCATCCGGTCTCATCAAATCAATACAGA GTATCATTTGGATCTATGCAAGAGTCTGTTTGGGAAAGGTGTTTATCCTGAGGTCGATGCAACAAACCTGTACTATGGAAGTGATAGAATTGCTG gGACCAAGATTATCTTCACAAATGGGTCACAGGATCCATGGCGTCATGCATCCAAACAGACATCATCTCCTGACC TGCCTTCTTACATACTGACTTGTCAAAACTGTGGCCATGGAAGTGACCTTCGTGGATGCCCTCAATCTCCAATGGTCATCGAAG GTGATTCCAAGAATTGCAGTTCACCAGATGCAGTAAACAAAGTGAGGCAACATATAATAGAACACATTGACTTGTGGCTCTCCGAGTGTCGTGGAGGAATTAGAAGTTCCATGTAG